The Pleuronectes platessa chromosome 10, fPlePla1.1, whole genome shotgun sequence genome contains a region encoding:
- the ankrd28b gene encoding serine/threonine-protein phosphatase 6 regulatory ankyrin repeat subunit A isoform X1, translated as MSRVCIVVLDDEDPEVSLRSKVSEPALLKAIFNVDPDEVRSLIFKKEDVNAQDNEKRTPLHAAAYLGDAEIIELLILSGARVNAKDNKWLTPLHRAVASCSEEAVQVLLKHSADVNARDKNWQTPLHIAAANKAVRCAEALVPLLSNVNVSDRAGRTALHHAAFSGHLEMVRLLLSRGANINAFDKKDRRAIHWAAYMGHIEVVKLLASHGAEVACKDKKSYTPLHAAASSGMISVVKYLLDLGVDINEPNAYGNTPLHVACYNGQDVVVNELIESGANVNQVNEKGFAPLHFTAASRHGALCLELLVCNGADVNIKSKDGKTPLHMTAIHGRFSRSQAIIENGAEIDCEDKNGNTPLHIAARYGHELLINTLITNRADTARRGVHGMFPLHLAALSGFSDCCRKLLSSGFDIDTPDDFGRTCLHAAAAGGNLECLNLLLNTGADFNRKDSFGRTPLHYAAANCNYQCLFALVGSGASVNDLDERGCTPLHYAAASDTDGKCLEYLLRNDANPGIRDNQGYNAVHYASAYGHRLCLELIASETPLDVLMETSGTDILNDSDVRAPVSPLHLAAYHGHHQAMEVLVQSLLDLDVRNIQGRTPLDLAAFKGHVECVDVLINQGASILVKDFTLKRTPIHAAATNGHSECLRLLIGNSDLQSAVDIQDGNGQTPLMLSVLSGHTDCVYSLLNKGASVEAKDKWGRTALHRGAVTGHEECVEALLQHSANFLVRDCKGRTPVHLAAACGHTGVLGGLLHAAQSVETLPVLTDNHGYTPLHWACYNGHDTCVEVLLEQEVFHKADGNSFSPLHCSVIHDNEGAAEMLIDTLGPAIVNAKDSKNRTPLHAAAFTDHVECLQLLLSHNAQVNSIDTTGKTSLMMAAENGQTNAVELLVSSAKADLTLQDAVKNTALHLACSKGHETSALLILEKISDRNLINATNAALQTPLHVAARNGLTVVVQELLAKGASVLAVDENGYTPALACAPNKDVADCLALILATMMPVSPCAPAPTLPFSAINHYTTSPSKSVTFDSLPVLRGEHSSYCSFNNVSHHEGFYKDEELNDSDSETY; from the exons ATGAGTCGTGTGTGTATTGTGGTGCTTGATGACGAGGATCCAGAAGTCTCTTTACGGTCTAAGGTCTCCGAG CCTGCTTTGCTGAAAGCTATTTTCAATGTGGACCCAGATGAAGTACGCTCACTCATATTCAAAAAAGAGGATGTGAATGCACAG GACAATGAGAAGCGAACTCCACTGCATGCTGCTGCCTATCTCGGAGATGCAGAAATTATAGAGCTGCTGATTCTTTCAG GTGCCAGAGTAAATGCCAAAGATAACAAGTGGCTCACTCCTCTGCACCGGGCTGTGGCCTCCTGCAGTGAG GAGGCTGTCCAGGTTTTGCTGAAACACTCAGCCGACGTAAACGCCAGAGACAAGAACTGGCAGACGCCACTTCACATCGCCGCGGCCAATAAGGCTGTACGCTGCGCCGAGGCCCTCGTCCCGCTGCTCAGCAATGTGAATGTGTCGGACAGAGCAGGCCGGACTGCGCTGCACCATGCAGCCTTCAGCGGCCATCTGGAG ATGGTGAGGCTGTTGCTCTCCAGAGGAGCAAACATCAATGCCTTTGACAAGAAGGATCGGCGGGCAATCCACTGGGCAGCCTACATGg ggCACATAGAAGTGGTGAAGCTGCTGGCATCTCACGGAGCCGAGGTGGCCTGCAAAGATAAGAAATCGTACACCCCCCTACATGCTGCAGCCTCCAGTGGAATGATTAGTGTTGTCAAATACCTCCTGGACTTGGGGGTGGAT ATCAATGAGCCCAATGCATACGGCAACACGCCGCTCCACGTGGCCTGCTACAACGGGCAGGATGTGGTGGTGAACGAGCTCATTGAAAGTGGAGCCAACGTCAACCAGGTGAACGAGAAGGGCTTTGCACCTCTGCATTTCACCGCCGCCTCGCGCCACGGGGCACTTTGTCTTGAACTGCTCGTCTGCAACGGTGCTGACGTCAACATCAAG AGTAAAGATGGCAAGACTCCCCTCCACATGACAGCCATCCACGGGAGGTTTTCTAGATCCCAAGCAATCATTGAGAATG GTGCTGAGATTGACTGTGAAGATAAAAACGGAAACACACCACTGCACATTGCAGCCCGATACGGACACGAGCTCCTCATCAACACCCTCATCACCAACAGAGCTGACACGGCTAG acGAGGGGTTCACGGGATGTTCCCACTGCATTTGGCTGCTCTCAGTGGATTTTCTGACTGCTGCCGAAAGCTCCTGTCTTCGG GCTTTGATATTGATACTCCCGATGACTTTGGAAGGACCTGTTTacatgctgcagctgctggagg AAACTTGGAATGTCTCAATCTCCTCCTCAACACGGGTGCAGACTTTAATAGGAAGGACAGCTTCGGCAG GACCCCGCTGCACTACGCCGCTGCCAACTGTAACTACCAGTGCCTGTTTGCACTGGTGGGCTCAGGGGCCAGCGTCAATGACCTCGACGAACGTGGCTGCACTCCCCTCCACTACGCCGCCGCCTCTGACACAGATGGAAA GTGCCTGGAGTACTTACTGCGGAATGATGCAAATCCAGGGATCCGGGACAATCAGGGCTACAACGCTGTGCACTACGCCTCGGCGTACGGACATCGCCTCTGTCTGGAGCTG ATTGCAAGTGAAACACCTCTAGATGTG CTAATGGAAACCTCAGGGACAGACATCCTGAATGACTCTGATGTCAGAGCTCCTGTCAGCCCCTTGCACCTTGCT GCGTACCATGGTCACCACCAAGCTATGGAGGTGTTGGTGCAGTCTCTGCTGGATCTTGATGTAAGAAACATCCAGGGACGTACACCCTTAGACCTGGCTGCTTTCAAGGGTCACGTCGAGTGTGTGGATGTTCTAATCAACCAAGGAGCCTCCATCCTCGTCAAAGACTTCACCCTGAAGCGAACCCCCATCCATGCTGCAG CTACCAACGGTCATTCAGAATGTTTGCGTTTGCTGATTGGAAATTCCGATCTTCAAAGCGCAGTAGATATTCAAGATGGGAACGGACA AACACCTCTGATGCTGTCAGTCCTGAGTGGACAcacagattgtgtttattctctgTTGAATAAGGGAGCGAGTGTAGAAGCCAAAGACAAGTGGGGGCGGACGGCCCTGCATAGAGGA GCAGTGACCGGTCACGAGGAATGTGTGGAGGCCTTGCTTCAGCACAGCGCCAACTTCCTGGTGCGAGACTGCAAAGGGCGCACACCGGTCCACCTGGCAGCAGCCTGTGGACACACTGGGGTACTAGGAGGACTGCTGCATGCTGCCCAATCAGTGGAAACTCTCCCCGTCTTAACAGACAACCATGGCTACACCCCACTGCACTGGGCCTGCTACAATG GTCACGATACATGTGTGGAGGTTCTGTTGGAGCAAGAAGTTTTTCACAAGGCCGACGGGAATTCTTTCAGCCCCCTCCACTGTTCTGT GATCCACGATAACGAAGGTGCAGCTGAGATGCTGATAGACACTCTGGGCCCTGCCATTGTCAATGCCAAAGACAGTAAAAACAG AACACCCCTGCATGCAGCAGCCTTCACTGACCATGTGGAgtgtctccagctgctgctgagccACAACGCTCAGGTCAACAGTATCGACACCACAGGGAAGACGTCACTCATGATGGCTGCTGAGAATGGCCAGACCAATGCTGTCG AACTGCTGGTGAGCAGTGCGAAAGCAGATCTCACTCTTCAGGACGCTGTAAAGAACACTGCACTTCACCTGGCCTGCAGTAAG GGACATGAAACCAGTGCCTTGCTGATATTGGAAAAGATTTCAGACAGAAACCTCATAAATGCCACTAATGCCGCCTTACAGAC GCCTCTACATGTGGCTGCAAGAAACGGTCTGACTGTGGTGGTGCAAGAGCTGCTTGCAAAAGGAGCCAGTGTACTTGCAGTGGATGAAAACG GTTACACACCCGCCTTGGCTTGTGCCCCCAACAAAGATGTTGCAGACTGCCTCGCCCTCATCCTGGCCACCATGATGCCTGTGTCCCCCTGCGCCCCGGCACCCACCCTCCCTTTCAGTGCCATTAACCACTACACCACCAGCCCCTCCAAGAGCGTCACCTTCGACAGCCTGCCCGTGCTACGCGGCGAGCACAGCTCCTACTGCAGCTTCAACAACGTCAGCCATCACGAGGGCTTCTACAAGGACGAGGAGCTCAACGACTCGGATTCAGAGACGTACtga
- the hacl1 gene encoding 2-hydroxyacyl-CoA lyase 1 produces MENVTGAQLVAESLKAQKVEFMFGIVGVPIIEVAMAAQAAGIRYVGMRNEQAACYAASAIGYLTGRPGACLVVSGPGLIHALGGMANANVNCWPVVVIGGSSDRGQETAGAFQEFPQVEACRLYSKFSARPSTLEAIPSVIEKAVRTSMYGRPGACYVDIAGDMVNAQVERSKVRVVSCCPPPPVSLADHGAIAEAVSVLKAAERPLVIIGKGAAYGRAELALKEFVETSGLPFLPTPMGKGVLPDDHPNCVAAARSRALLQADVVLLLGARLNWMLHFGLPPRFDPDVKVIQVDLCAEEMGNNVTPAVALLGDVNAIVTQLLTCVRSDVWKYPSDAEWWGTLKEKIAANAKISKALALTSTLPMNYYTVFHHVSQLLPHDCVIVSEGANTMDIGRTMLNNYLPRHRLDAGTFGTMGVGLGFAIAAAALERSEGKGKRVVCVEGDSAFGFSGMEVETMCRYNLPVVIIVVNNNGIYSGVDPETWKEMAKMGDLTSIAPPVTLLPEARYDEIMTAFGGRGFLVRTEEELRAALELSLSDWERPSLLNVLIDPSSDRKQQDFPWLTRSNL; encoded by the exons ATGGAGAACGTGACAGGAGCTCAGCTGGTGGCGGAGTCTCTGAAAGCTCAG AAGGTGGAGTTCATGTTCGGGATCGTCGGGGTTCCTATCATCGAAGTGGCCATGGCTGCTCAGGCTGCGGGCATCAGATATGTGGGGATGCGCAACGAGCAAGCG GCGTGCTACGCTGCCTCCGCCATTGGATACCTGACGGGCAG ACCTGGGGCCTGCCTGGTGGTGTCTGGACCTGGACTCATCCATGCACTGGGTGGAATGGCCAATGCCAACGTGAACTGCTG GCCTGTGGTTGTCATTGGAGGCTCCTCAGACAGAGGCCAGGAGACAGCAGGAGCCTTTCAGGAGTTCCCTCAG GTGGAGGCCTGTCGCCTTTACAGCAAGTTCTCTGCCAGACCCAGCACTCTGGAAGCCATCCCCTCAGTGATAGAGAAG GCAGTCCGCACGAGCATGTACGGGCGTCCAGGGGCTTGTTACGTGGACATTGCGGGAGATATGGTCAATGCTCAAGTGGAAAGGAGCAAAGTCAG AGTTGTATCCTGTTGCCCTCCTCCCCCGGTGAGTTTGGCTGACCACGGTGCGATCGCTGAGGCCGTTTCTGTCCTGAAAGCAGCTGAAAGACCCTTAGTCATCATCGGCAAAG GAGCAGCTTACGGTCGAGCAGAACTTGCTCTGAAGGAGTTTGTGGAGACGAGCGGTTTGCCCTTCCTGCCCACCCCCATGGGGAAGGGAGTGCTGCCCGACGATCACCCCAACTGTGTGGCTGCTGCCCGCTCGAG AGCTCTCCTCCAGGCGGATGTTGTTCTCCTGCTCGGAGCCAGACTCAACTGGATGCTCCATTTTGGTCTGCCACCCAGATTTGACCCCGACGTCAAAGTCATCCAG GTTGACCTCTGTGCGGAGGAGATGGGGAACAACGTGACTCCGGCTGTTGCTCTCCTGGGAGACGTCAACGCTATCGTAACTCAG CTCCTGACTTGTGTCCGTAGTGATGTTTGGAAGTATCCCTCTGACGCAGAGTGGTGGGGCACTCTGAAGGAGAAAATTGCTGCTAATGCAAAAATCTCCAAG GCTCTCGCTCTGACGTCAACATTACCCATGAACTACTACACAGTGTTTCACCACGTCTCCCAGCTGCTGCCGCACGACTGCGTCATTGTCAGCGAGGGAGCGAACACCATGGACATAGGACGCACCATGTTGAACAACTACCTCCCTCGACACAG GTTGGATGCAGGCACATTCGGGACGATGGGCGTGGGCCTTGGTTTTGCGATAGCCGCAGCTGCTTTGGAGAGGAGCGAGGGCAAAGGCAaaagggttgtgtgtgtggaaggagACAGTGCCTTTGGATTTTCAGGCATGGAGGTTGAAACCATGTGCAG GTACAACCTACCTGTGGTCATTATTGTGGTAAACAATAATGGAATATACAGCGGCGTGGATCCGGAGACGTGGAAAGAAATGGCAAAAATGGGAGATCTGACTTCTAT AGCCCCTCCTGTGACCCTCCTGCCCGAGGCGCGCTACGATGAGATCATGACGGCGTTTGGAGGTCGAGGCTTCCTGgtgaggacggaggaggagctGCGAGCCGCCTTGGAGCTGAGCTTGAGTGACTGGGAGAGGCCGAGTCTCCTCAACGTGCTGATCGACCCCTCctccgacaggaagcagcag GATTTTCCATGGCTCACACGGTCAAACTTATAG
- the ankrd28b gene encoding serine/threonine-protein phosphatase 6 regulatory ankyrin repeat subunit A isoform X2, whose product MVVLKIRDQPALLKAIFNVDPDEVRSLIFKKEDVNAQDNEKRTPLHAAAYLGDAEIIELLILSGARVNAKDNKWLTPLHRAVASCSEEAVQVLLKHSADVNARDKNWQTPLHIAAANKAVRCAEALVPLLSNVNVSDRAGRTALHHAAFSGHLEMVRLLLSRGANINAFDKKDRRAIHWAAYMGHIEVVKLLASHGAEVACKDKKSYTPLHAAASSGMISVVKYLLDLGVDINEPNAYGNTPLHVACYNGQDVVVNELIESGANVNQVNEKGFAPLHFTAASRHGALCLELLVCNGADVNIKSKDGKTPLHMTAIHGRFSRSQAIIENGAEIDCEDKNGNTPLHIAARYGHELLINTLITNRADTARRGVHGMFPLHLAALSGFSDCCRKLLSSGFDIDTPDDFGRTCLHAAAAGGNLECLNLLLNTGADFNRKDSFGRTPLHYAAANCNYQCLFALVGSGASVNDLDERGCTPLHYAAASDTDGKCLEYLLRNDANPGIRDNQGYNAVHYASAYGHRLCLELIASETPLDVLMETSGTDILNDSDVRAPVSPLHLAAYHGHHQAMEVLVQSLLDLDVRNIQGRTPLDLAAFKGHVECVDVLINQGASILVKDFTLKRTPIHAAATNGHSECLRLLIGNSDLQSAVDIQDGNGQTPLMLSVLSGHTDCVYSLLNKGASVEAKDKWGRTALHRGAVTGHEECVEALLQHSANFLVRDCKGRTPVHLAAACGHTGVLGGLLHAAQSVETLPVLTDNHGYTPLHWACYNGHDTCVEVLLEQEVFHKADGNSFSPLHCSVIHDNEGAAEMLIDTLGPAIVNAKDSKNRTPLHAAAFTDHVECLQLLLSHNAQVNSIDTTGKTSLMMAAENGQTNAVELLVSSAKADLTLQDAVKNTALHLACSKGHETSALLILEKISDRNLINATNAALQTPLHVAARNGLTVVVQELLAKGASVLAVDENGYTPALACAPNKDVADCLALILATMMPVSPCAPAPTLPFSAINHYTTSPSKSVTFDSLPVLRGEHSSYCSFNNVSHHEGFYKDEELNDSDSETY is encoded by the exons ATGGTGGTTCTCAAAATTCGAGACCAG CCTGCTTTGCTGAAAGCTATTTTCAATGTGGACCCAGATGAAGTACGCTCACTCATATTCAAAAAAGAGGATGTGAATGCACAG GACAATGAGAAGCGAACTCCACTGCATGCTGCTGCCTATCTCGGAGATGCAGAAATTATAGAGCTGCTGATTCTTTCAG GTGCCAGAGTAAATGCCAAAGATAACAAGTGGCTCACTCCTCTGCACCGGGCTGTGGCCTCCTGCAGTGAG GAGGCTGTCCAGGTTTTGCTGAAACACTCAGCCGACGTAAACGCCAGAGACAAGAACTGGCAGACGCCACTTCACATCGCCGCGGCCAATAAGGCTGTACGCTGCGCCGAGGCCCTCGTCCCGCTGCTCAGCAATGTGAATGTGTCGGACAGAGCAGGCCGGACTGCGCTGCACCATGCAGCCTTCAGCGGCCATCTGGAG ATGGTGAGGCTGTTGCTCTCCAGAGGAGCAAACATCAATGCCTTTGACAAGAAGGATCGGCGGGCAATCCACTGGGCAGCCTACATGg ggCACATAGAAGTGGTGAAGCTGCTGGCATCTCACGGAGCCGAGGTGGCCTGCAAAGATAAGAAATCGTACACCCCCCTACATGCTGCAGCCTCCAGTGGAATGATTAGTGTTGTCAAATACCTCCTGGACTTGGGGGTGGAT ATCAATGAGCCCAATGCATACGGCAACACGCCGCTCCACGTGGCCTGCTACAACGGGCAGGATGTGGTGGTGAACGAGCTCATTGAAAGTGGAGCCAACGTCAACCAGGTGAACGAGAAGGGCTTTGCACCTCTGCATTTCACCGCCGCCTCGCGCCACGGGGCACTTTGTCTTGAACTGCTCGTCTGCAACGGTGCTGACGTCAACATCAAG AGTAAAGATGGCAAGACTCCCCTCCACATGACAGCCATCCACGGGAGGTTTTCTAGATCCCAAGCAATCATTGAGAATG GTGCTGAGATTGACTGTGAAGATAAAAACGGAAACACACCACTGCACATTGCAGCCCGATACGGACACGAGCTCCTCATCAACACCCTCATCACCAACAGAGCTGACACGGCTAG acGAGGGGTTCACGGGATGTTCCCACTGCATTTGGCTGCTCTCAGTGGATTTTCTGACTGCTGCCGAAAGCTCCTGTCTTCGG GCTTTGATATTGATACTCCCGATGACTTTGGAAGGACCTGTTTacatgctgcagctgctggagg AAACTTGGAATGTCTCAATCTCCTCCTCAACACGGGTGCAGACTTTAATAGGAAGGACAGCTTCGGCAG GACCCCGCTGCACTACGCCGCTGCCAACTGTAACTACCAGTGCCTGTTTGCACTGGTGGGCTCAGGGGCCAGCGTCAATGACCTCGACGAACGTGGCTGCACTCCCCTCCACTACGCCGCCGCCTCTGACACAGATGGAAA GTGCCTGGAGTACTTACTGCGGAATGATGCAAATCCAGGGATCCGGGACAATCAGGGCTACAACGCTGTGCACTACGCCTCGGCGTACGGACATCGCCTCTGTCTGGAGCTG ATTGCAAGTGAAACACCTCTAGATGTG CTAATGGAAACCTCAGGGACAGACATCCTGAATGACTCTGATGTCAGAGCTCCTGTCAGCCCCTTGCACCTTGCT GCGTACCATGGTCACCACCAAGCTATGGAGGTGTTGGTGCAGTCTCTGCTGGATCTTGATGTAAGAAACATCCAGGGACGTACACCCTTAGACCTGGCTGCTTTCAAGGGTCACGTCGAGTGTGTGGATGTTCTAATCAACCAAGGAGCCTCCATCCTCGTCAAAGACTTCACCCTGAAGCGAACCCCCATCCATGCTGCAG CTACCAACGGTCATTCAGAATGTTTGCGTTTGCTGATTGGAAATTCCGATCTTCAAAGCGCAGTAGATATTCAAGATGGGAACGGACA AACACCTCTGATGCTGTCAGTCCTGAGTGGACAcacagattgtgtttattctctgTTGAATAAGGGAGCGAGTGTAGAAGCCAAAGACAAGTGGGGGCGGACGGCCCTGCATAGAGGA GCAGTGACCGGTCACGAGGAATGTGTGGAGGCCTTGCTTCAGCACAGCGCCAACTTCCTGGTGCGAGACTGCAAAGGGCGCACACCGGTCCACCTGGCAGCAGCCTGTGGACACACTGGGGTACTAGGAGGACTGCTGCATGCTGCCCAATCAGTGGAAACTCTCCCCGTCTTAACAGACAACCATGGCTACACCCCACTGCACTGGGCCTGCTACAATG GTCACGATACATGTGTGGAGGTTCTGTTGGAGCAAGAAGTTTTTCACAAGGCCGACGGGAATTCTTTCAGCCCCCTCCACTGTTCTGT GATCCACGATAACGAAGGTGCAGCTGAGATGCTGATAGACACTCTGGGCCCTGCCATTGTCAATGCCAAAGACAGTAAAAACAG AACACCCCTGCATGCAGCAGCCTTCACTGACCATGTGGAgtgtctccagctgctgctgagccACAACGCTCAGGTCAACAGTATCGACACCACAGGGAAGACGTCACTCATGATGGCTGCTGAGAATGGCCAGACCAATGCTGTCG AACTGCTGGTGAGCAGTGCGAAAGCAGATCTCACTCTTCAGGACGCTGTAAAGAACACTGCACTTCACCTGGCCTGCAGTAAG GGACATGAAACCAGTGCCTTGCTGATATTGGAAAAGATTTCAGACAGAAACCTCATAAATGCCACTAATGCCGCCTTACAGAC GCCTCTACATGTGGCTGCAAGAAACGGTCTGACTGTGGTGGTGCAAGAGCTGCTTGCAAAAGGAGCCAGTGTACTTGCAGTGGATGAAAACG GTTACACACCCGCCTTGGCTTGTGCCCCCAACAAAGATGTTGCAGACTGCCTCGCCCTCATCCTGGCCACCATGATGCCTGTGTCCCCCTGCGCCCCGGCACCCACCCTCCCTTTCAGTGCCATTAACCACTACACCACCAGCCCCTCCAAGAGCGTCACCTTCGACAGCCTGCCCGTGCTACGCGGCGAGCACAGCTCCTACTGCAGCTTCAACAACGTCAGCCATCACGAGGGCTTCTACAAGGACGAGGAGCTCAACGACTCGGATTCAGAGACGTACtga